One region of Erwinia tracheiphila genomic DNA includes:
- a CDS encoding PilN domain-containing protein — MVWVNFLPWRDRLLRARLYRWSLAGLILLVVFLIAVLLIAGRGKLNVQLAQVIQRQQEAGQQLDALKDKIKRLARQRASLDQELTLRQQQQQLIASWADFATELAKMLPETVWLSELNKTPQHLTLTGFGLSMADVQSLRQQLLQMPLFSAVRTGKLNRDPRGLIQFSLQAELKPGKGSFSGKETEKNGRSNES; from the coding sequence ATGGTTTGGGTTAATTTTTTGCCCTGGCGCGATCGATTACTACGGGCGCGATTGTATCGCTGGTCGCTGGCAGGGCTGATTTTGTTGGTGGTTTTTCTTATTGCCGTGTTGCTGATTGCTGGCAGGGGAAAGCTTAACGTTCAACTGGCACAGGTCATACAACGCCAGCAAGAAGCAGGTCAGCAACTGGATGCCCTGAAAGACAAGATAAAGAGACTAGCCCGACAGCGTGCATCTCTGGATCAGGAACTGACTTTAAGACAGCAGCAGCAACAGCTTATCGCCAGCTGGGCTGATTTTGCTACTGAACTTGCCAAAATGCTGCCGGAAACGGTGTGGTTGAGTGAACTGAACAAAACGCCGCAACATTTAACTCTCACAGGATTTGGCCTGTCGATGGCTGACGTTCAGTCTCTCAGGCAGCAACTCTTGCAGATGCCGCTATTTAGCGCAGTCAGGACAGGAAAACTTAACCGTGACCCGCGAGGGTTAATCCAATTCAGCCTGCAGGCTGAATTGAAGCCTGGGAAGGGGAGTTTTTCAGGAAAAGAAACCGAAAAGAACGGAAGAAGCAATGAATCGTAA
- the tnpA gene encoding IS200/IS605 family transposase, with product MSRFQKASHVHWCCQYHIVWTPRYRFRILRNNVGKEVCKPIRISGEQSGIEVVELNVQTDHVHLRVKVPPRLSISHVTGDLKGKTALRLFSKFPCLRKNKQWGNDFWARSYCVDTVGINEEMIIKYVKYQEKHEVEESQLPLKEV from the coding sequence ATGAGCAGATTCCAGAAAGCATCTCATGTGCACTGGTGTTGTCAATATCATATCGTATGGACACCCAGGTACCGGTTTCGCATTCTCAGGAACAATGTTGGTAAAGAGGTCTGTAAGCCGATAAGGATCTCAGGTGAGCAGTCCGGGATAGAAGTAGTGGAGCTGAATGTCCAGACAGACCATGTCCATTTGCGGGTAAAAGTGCCTCCACGGCTTTCGATTTCCCATGTAACAGGCGACTTAAAGGGTAAAACAGCCCTTCGATTGTTCAGTAAATTTCCCTGCCTGCGTAAGAACAAGCAGTGGGGGAATGATTTTTGGGCAAGAAGTTATTGTGTCGATACCGTAGGTATAAACGAAGAAATGATAATAAAGTACGTGAAGTATCAGGAAAAACATGAAGTTGAAGAGAGCCAGCTTCCACTGAAAGAAGTGTGA
- the pilM gene encoding type IV pilus biogenesis protein PilM yields the protein MAFKTWQVGLDIQNGQMCALGILRRRGGWQLRHWWQHALPKDTLIHGHLQQSGVLKTILQRWRKQLPSRISLRVGFPPQLVLQRKIDMPDRHLREPCCASYISAAAKRFFPVEPETLTLDYRQPELHDNQLWLTATRREALKSWTDLLQEADLYPQVMELTPAALCALAKHMLLTPGSALIHRLEDHWLWYCVKQQPSWGWCSLEDAPVFSILRQKYLSDQVSFHYSSMTATCLPEDSQWLNPFRVLAHQQPPLPMMPGAFSVAAGLALRPGDA from the coding sequence ATGGCATTTAAGACATGGCAAGTTGGCCTGGATATACAGAATGGGCAAATGTGTGCCCTTGGTATTCTTCGGCGTCGCGGCGGGTGGCAATTACGACACTGGTGGCAACATGCTTTGCCGAAAGATACGTTGATACACGGTCATCTGCAACAATCCGGCGTACTTAAAACAATATTGCAACGATGGCGAAAGCAGTTGCCTTCCCGTATTTCGTTGCGTGTTGGGTTTCCGCCTCAGTTGGTGCTGCAACGGAAGATTGATATGCCCGATCGGCATTTACGGGAACCCTGTTGTGCCAGCTACATTTCTGCTGCGGCAAAACGCTTTTTTCCTGTTGAACCCGAAACGTTGACGCTGGATTATCGTCAACCAGAACTACATGATAATCAGTTATGGCTCACCGCAACACGGCGTGAAGCCCTGAAAAGCTGGACAGATTTGTTGCAAGAAGCAGACCTCTACCCTCAGGTAATGGAATTAACGCCCGCCGCGCTGTGCGCTCTGGCAAAGCATATGCTGCTGACACCGGGTTCGGCACTGATCCACAGGCTGGAAGACCATTGGCTGTGGTATTGCGTTAAGCAACAGCCGTCCTGGGGATGGTGTTCACTGGAAGACGCACCTGTTTTCAGCATATTGCGTCAGAAATATCTGTCCGATCAGGTTTCGTTTCACTACAGCTCAATGACGGCAACCTGCCTGCCTGAAGATTCGCAATGGTTAAATCCCTTCCGGGTGCTTGCCCACCAGCAACCTCCATTGCCCATGATGCCGGGTGCATTTTCCGTTGCGGCAGGACTGGCGTTGCGCCCGGGGGATGCCTGA
- the aroB gene encoding 3-dehydroquinate synthase — MEKVFVTLGERSYPITIAAGLFSDPASFGPLKAGNRAMLVTNQTLAPLYLDAIRKQLESAGVKVDQVILPDGEQYKTLTVMDQVFTALLEKSHGRDTTLVALGGGVIGDLTGFAAASYQRGVRFIQVPTTLLSQVDSSVGGKTAVNHPLGKNMIGAFYQPASVVIDLNCLNTLPRRELSSGLAEVIKYGIILDGEFFNWLENNLDALLVPDGKAMAYCIRRCCELKAEVVAADEHETGLRALLNLGHTYGHAIEAHMGYGNWLHGEAVAAGMVMAARTAERLGQFCVEETKRIITLLQRAGLPVNGPERMPAEAYLPHMMRDKKVLAGQLRLVLPKAIGKAEVRSDVGHDTVLTAIKDCQQA; from the coding sequence ATGGAGAAGGTTTTTGTCACTTTGGGGGAGCGAAGTTACCCCATCACCATCGCGGCTGGGCTGTTTAGCGATCCCGCTTCTTTCGGGCCGTTAAAGGCGGGCAACAGGGCTATGCTGGTTACGAATCAGACGCTTGCTCCGCTCTACCTTGATGCTATACGCAAGCAACTGGAAAGTGCAGGTGTAAAGGTTGACCAGGTGATTCTGCCCGATGGTGAGCAATATAAAACGCTGACAGTGATGGATCAGGTTTTTACTGCGCTTCTGGAAAAATCGCATGGTCGTGATACGACATTGGTTGCGCTCGGCGGCGGGGTAATAGGTGATCTGACTGGATTTGCCGCTGCCAGCTATCAGCGCGGCGTTCGTTTTATTCAGGTACCCACCACGTTGTTGTCTCAGGTTGATTCCTCCGTTGGCGGTAAAACGGCCGTTAACCATCCGCTTGGCAAAAACATGATTGGGGCATTTTATCAGCCAGCCTCAGTGGTGATTGATCTGAATTGTCTGAATACACTTCCTCGCCGGGAGCTTTCTTCCGGTCTGGCAGAGGTCATTAAGTACGGAATTATCCTGGACGGTGAGTTTTTCAACTGGCTTGAGAACAATCTGGATGCGCTTCTGGTGCCGGACGGGAAAGCAATGGCCTACTGCATACGCCGATGCTGTGAACTCAAGGCCGAAGTCGTTGCCGCTGACGAACATGAAACTGGGCTGCGTGCTTTGCTGAATCTTGGTCACACCTATGGCCATGCCATTGAAGCACACATGGGTTACGGTAACTGGCTGCATGGTGAAGCTGTAGCAGCCGGTATGGTCATGGCGGCACGCACAGCAGAGCGCCTTGGCCAGTTTTGCGTTGAAGAGACAAAACGAATTATTACGCTGTTGCAGCGTGCAGGTTTACCCGTAAACGGCCCCGAACGCATGCCTGCTGAAGCCTATCTGCCGCACATGATGCGTGATAAAAAAGTTCTGGCAGGTCAACTGCGCCTTGTTCTGCCAAAGGCTATCGGCAAAGCTGAAGTGCGTAGCGATGTTGGGCATGATACGGTACTTACTGCCATCAAAGATTGCCAGCAGGCCTGA
- the nudE gene encoding ADP compounds hydrolase NudE, with amino-acid sequence MTRQLQKPKILNVETAARSRLFTVEAVDLEFSNGARRVYERMKPSGREAVMIVPIVHNYLILIQEYAVALENYELGFPKGVIDPGETAVEAANRELKEEIGYGAGKLSLLGQVTLAPSYFSSKMNILVAEGLYEEKLEGDEPEPLLQRWWPLDNLLALLEEPDFREARTISALFMVREWLVSQGRLHY; translated from the coding sequence ATGACCAGACAGTTGCAGAAACCCAAAATTCTTAATGTTGAAACTGCCGCACGTTCACGTCTCTTTACGGTTGAAGCTGTCGATCTGGAATTTAGCAACGGCGCACGACGTGTATATGAACGGATGAAACCCTCGGGCCGTGAGGCGGTGATGATCGTACCCATTGTTCATAACTATCTGATCCTCATCCAGGAATATGCGGTGGCATTGGAAAACTACGAATTGGGGTTCCCGAAGGGGGTAATCGATCCAGGTGAAACTGCGGTTGAGGCGGCCAATCGTGAACTCAAAGAAGAAATTGGGTATGGCGCGGGAAAGCTGTCGTTATTGGGCCAGGTCACGCTTGCGCCTTCCTATTTCTCCAGCAAGATGAATATCCTGGTTGCAGAAGGATTATACGAAGAGAAACTTGAAGGGGATGAGCCAGAACCCCTGCTGCAGCGGTGGTGGCCACTGGATAATTTGCTGGCCCTGCTGGAGGAGCCGGACTTCCGCGAGGCACGTACCATTAGTGCGCTGTTTATGGTCAGGGAATGGCTGGTCAGTCAGGGAAGGCTGCATTACTGA
- the dam gene encoding adenine-specific DNA-methyltransferase — MKKNRAFLKWAGGKFPLLDDIQRYLPEGDCLIEPFVGAGSVFLNTRFPRYILADINSDLINLYEIVKTNVDQFVASARELFTKENNDADFYYARRKEFNQCCDLFRRAVLFLYLNRHCYNGLCRYNLSGEFNVPFGRYHKPYFPEEELYWFAERSQNATFVCESYDASFNRAQQGAVIYCDPPYAPLSTTANFTAYHTNSFSLRQQQHLAELAEKLARESCIPVLISNHDTPLTREWYQAARQLHQIKARRSISRNGSGRTQVQELLALFDGG, encoded by the coding sequence ATGAAAAAAAATCGCGCTTTTTTGAAATGGGCGGGTGGAAAATTTCCGCTGCTTGATGATATCCAACGTTACCTGCCTGAGGGCGACTGCCTGATTGAGCCTTTTGTCGGCGCGGGTTCAGTGTTTCTTAACACGCGTTTTCCGCGCTATATTCTGGCGGATATCAACAGTGACTTGATCAATCTTTATGAGATTGTCAAAACCAATGTAGATCAGTTTGTGGCTTCGGCCCGTGAACTCTTTACTAAAGAGAATAACGACGCGGATTTTTATTATGCCCGTCGCAAAGAGTTCAACCAGTGCTGCGACCTTTTTCGTCGTGCCGTGCTGTTTTTGTATCTCAATCGCCACTGTTATAACGGACTTTGTCGCTACAACCTGAGCGGTGAATTCAATGTGCCTTTTGGCCGTTACCATAAGCCTTATTTTCCTGAAGAAGAACTTTACTGGTTTGCGGAACGTTCACAGAATGCAACCTTTGTCTGCGAATCGTACGATGCCAGCTTTAACAGAGCACAACAGGGGGCGGTGATTTATTGTGATCCCCCCTATGCGCCGCTGTCGACGACGGCGAATTTTACCGCTTATCACACCAACAGTTTCAGCTTAAGGCAGCAGCAACATCTGGCCGAGCTGGCAGAAAAACTGGCGCGTGAGAGCTGTATTCCTGTACTGATCTCTAACCATGACACGCCGCTAACCCGTGAATGGTATCAGGCGGCACGTCAGCTACATCAGATCAAAGCCCGGCGTTCAATTAGCCGAAATGGCAGTGGACGCACTCAGGTTCAGGAGCTGCTGGCGCTGTTCGACGGTGGCTGA
- a CDS encoding DNA utilization family protein produces MMIYSCSNRYLLALVLMLSGQCYAQRNPFLPPHDISCLNVQPAAPLWQLRGIVGQPGDYRAWLVSPQGKGKLWGKGQKPDARWQLSQLDALGITVMRSAGCTTPLKMMLRRDIYANEKDFISSDPATPSPGAMQ; encoded by the coding sequence ATGATGATTTATAGCTGCAGCAACCGTTACCTGCTGGCACTGGTGCTTATGCTTTCTGGACAATGCTATGCGCAGAGAAATCCTTTCCTGCCGCCGCATGATATTTCCTGCCTGAACGTGCAACCTGCCGCGCCCCTGTGGCAGCTGCGTGGCATTGTTGGCCAGCCGGGCGACTACAGAGCATGGCTGGTTTCGCCACAGGGTAAGGGAAAACTTTGGGGAAAAGGTCAAAAGCCGGATGCACGCTGGCAACTGTCACAGCTTGATGCACTTGGCATCACGGTTATGCGCAGTGCGGGGTGTACAACACCGCTAAAAATGATGTTAAGACGGGATATTTATGCAAACGAAAAGGATTTTATTAGTTCTGACCCTGCTACTCCCTCTCCCGGTGCTATGCAATAG
- the aroK gene encoding shikimate kinase AroK, with the protein MAEKRNIFLVGPMGAGKSTIGRQLAQQLNMEFFDSDQEIERRTGADVGWVFDVEGEDGFRDREEKIINELTEKQGIVLATGGGSVKSRETRNRLSARGVVVYLETTIEKQLARTQRDKKRPLLQVESPPREVLEALADERNPLYEEIADVTIRTDDQSAKVVANQIINMLEKS; encoded by the coding sequence ATGGCAGAGAAACGCAATATCTTTCTGGTTGGGCCTATGGGTGCCGGCAAAAGCACTATTGGGCGTCAGTTAGCTCAACAACTCAATATGGAATTTTTCGATTCTGATCAAGAAATTGAGCGACGTACCGGAGCGGATGTGGGCTGGGTGTTCGACGTTGAAGGCGAAGACGGCTTCCGCGATCGCGAAGAAAAAATCATCAATGAACTGACCGAAAAACAGGGTATCGTACTGGCTACTGGCGGTGGTTCTGTAAAATCCCGAGAAACGCGTAATCGCCTTTCTGCGCGTGGTGTGGTGGTCTACCTGGAAACCACTATCGAGAAGCAGCTGGCGCGTACGCAACGTGATAAGAAACGTCCGCTTCTGCAGGTGGAGTCCCCCCCTCGTGAGGTGCTGGAAGCGTTGGCAGATGAACGCAATCCGCTTTATGAAGAAATTGCTGATGTGACCATTCGCACTGATGATCAAAGTGCAAAAGTGGTCGCTAATCAGATCATTAACATGTTAGAGAAGAGCTAA
- the mrcA gene encoding peptidoglycan glycosyltransferase/peptidoglycan DD-transpeptidase MrcA — protein MKFVKYFLILVLCCILLGASSIYGLYKYIEPQLPDVTTLKDVRLQTPMQVYSADNELIAQYGEKRRIPLKLQEMPPVLVKAFIATEDSRFYEHHGVDPIGIFRAASIAMVSGHASQGASTITQQLARNFFLSPERTLMRKIKEAFLALRIEQMMSKDEILELYLNKIYLGYRAYGVGAAAQVYFGKSVDQLSLSEMAMIAGLPKAPSTFNPLYSPERALQRRNVVLSRMLDQHYITQAQYDEARSTPLVANYHVPVIAFSAPYLTEMVRQEMVKRYGDNAYNDGYKVTTTITRKLQLAAQKSVQDNVINYDMRHGYRGPANVLWKVDQRPWEQTEILKSLKALPVYGPLFPSVITDITGERATALMRDGSSVRLGIDGMRWARPYKSDTVQGRTPVSVAAVVQPGEQVWVRQVNNEWWLGQIPDVNSSLVSLDPHNGAILALVGGFDFNQSKFNRATQALRQVGSNIKPFLYTAAMDRGLTLASILNDVPISRWDAGAGADWRPKNSPPTYDGQIRLRQGLGQSKNVVMVRAMRAMGVDYAAEYLQRFGFPAQNIVHTESLALGSAAFTPLQIVRGYAVMANGGFLVDPWFISKIENQQGITVFEEKPKVACPECNLPVIYGETKKAVAMNEDSVENPSISQEGRNVAVPQAQLEQVSRQQDSQQQYAPHVINTPLSFLIKSALNSNIFGEPGWMGTGWRANRDLKRNDIGGKTGTTNNSKDAWFSGYGPGVVTSVWIGFDDHRRDLGRSTASGVIKDQISGYEGGAKSAQPAWDDYMKIALDGVPLQPLTPPDGVVTVTIDRSTGKLANGGGNTRQEYFINGTQPTEYSVHNVGTTLMDNGQSRELF, from the coding sequence GTGAAGTTCGTAAAGTATTTTTTGATCCTTGTACTGTGTTGCATTTTGCTGGGAGCAAGCTCTATCTATGGTCTTTATAAATACATAGAGCCGCAGCTGCCCGATGTCACCACACTGAAAGATGTGCGCTTACAGACGCCAATGCAGGTTTACAGTGCTGATAATGAGCTGATTGCGCAGTATGGCGAAAAGCGCCGTATTCCTCTGAAATTGCAGGAAATGCCGCCTGTACTGGTGAAAGCGTTCATTGCGACGGAAGACAGTCGTTTCTATGAACATCACGGCGTTGATCCCATTGGTATTTTCCGTGCCGCAAGCATTGCGATGGTTTCTGGCCATGCTTCGCAGGGTGCCAGTACGATCACACAACAGCTGGCCCGTAACTTCTTCCTCAGTCCTGAACGTACGCTGATGCGCAAAATCAAGGAGGCTTTCCTTGCTTTACGTATTGAGCAGATGATGAGTAAGGATGAGATCCTTGAGCTTTATCTGAATAAGATTTACCTCGGCTATCGCGCGTACGGCGTGGGTGCCGCTGCTCAAGTCTATTTCGGTAAAAGCGTTGACCAGCTCTCGCTGAGTGAAATGGCAATGATTGCCGGTCTTCCAAAGGCACCATCAACCTTTAACCCACTTTATTCTCCAGAACGGGCGTTGCAGCGCCGCAATGTTGTGCTGAGTCGTATGCTGGATCAGCATTACATTACCCAGGCGCAATATGATGAAGCCCGCAGTACGCCACTGGTCGCCAACTACCACGTTCCGGTTATCGCTTTCTCTGCCCCTTATCTGACCGAGATGGTGCGCCAGGAGATGGTCAAACGCTATGGTGATAATGCGTACAACGATGGTTATAAGGTCACCACGACAATTACCCGGAAATTACAGCTGGCCGCGCAAAAGTCTGTGCAGGACAATGTGATTAATTATGATATGCGTCATGGCTATCGTGGTCCGGCTAATGTCCTGTGGAAAGTCGACCAGCGTCCATGGGAACAAACAGAAATTCTGAAGTCACTGAAAGCGCTACCGGTTTATGGCCCGCTTTTTCCGTCGGTGATCACCGACATCACAGGCGAACGCGCGACCGCATTGATGCGCGATGGCAGCAGTGTGAGGTTAGGAATAGATGGTATGCGTTGGGCGCGTCCTTATAAATCAGACACCGTTCAAGGTCGTACGCCCGTCTCGGTAGCGGCAGTGGTTCAACCAGGCGAACAGGTTTGGGTACGTCAGGTTAATAATGAGTGGTGGCTGGGCCAGATACCGGATGTTAATTCGTCCCTGGTTTCTCTCGATCCCCACAATGGTGCCATCCTTGCGCTGGTTGGCGGGTTCGATTTTAATCAAAGTAAATTCAACCGTGCCACCCAGGCGCTACGCCAAGTTGGTTCGAATATCAAACCGTTTCTTTATACCGCAGCAATGGACCGTGGCCTGACGCTGGCCTCAATTCTCAATGATGTCCCCATCTCACGCTGGGATGCAGGCGCAGGCGCAGACTGGCGTCCAAAAAATTCGCCTCCCACCTATGACGGTCAAATTCGCCTGCGTCAGGGACTTGGCCAGTCTAAAAACGTGGTCATGGTTCGTGCCATGCGCGCTATGGGGGTCGATTATGCAGCGGAATACCTGCAACGTTTTGGTTTCCCGGCACAAAATATCGTTCATACCGAATCACTCGCGCTGGGCTCTGCCGCATTTACGCCATTACAGATTGTCCGTGGCTATGCGGTGATGGCCAACGGTGGCTTCCTGGTTGATCCCTGGTTTATCAGCAAAATTGAGAATCAACAGGGCATCACTGTCTTTGAAGAGAAGCCTAAAGTGGCCTGCCCGGAATGCAACCTGCCAGTAATTTATGGTGAAACTAAAAAAGCTGTCGCCATGAATGAAGACAGCGTGGAAAATCCATCGATATCCCAGGAAGGCAGGAATGTTGCCGTGCCTCAAGCTCAGTTAGAGCAGGTTAGCCGGCAACAGGATAGCCAGCAGCAATATGCTCCGCATGTCATTAACACCCCGCTCTCTTTCCTGATTAAGAGTGCGCTGAATTCGAACATTTTTGGTGAGCCGGGCTGGATGGGGACAGGTTGGCGTGCAAATCGTGATTTGAAACGCAACGATATTGGCGGAAAAACTGGCACCACCAACAACTCGAAAGATGCGTGGTTTTCAGGCTATGGCCCGGGAGTCGTTACGTCAGTCTGGATTGGTTTCGACGATCATCGCCGCGATTTAGGGCGTTCCACCGCATCCGGGGTGATTAAAGACCAGATTTCTGGCTATGAAGGCGGTGCAAAAAGTGCGCAGCCAGCCTGGGATGATTATATGAAAATCGCGCTGGATGGTGTGCCACTGCAGCCACTGACGCCGCCTGATGGCGTGGTCACCGTCACTATCGATCGTAGTACAGGTAAACTGGCTAATGGTGGTGGTAATACCCGGCAGGAATATTTTATTAACGGCACTCAGCCAACAGAATATTCCGTGCATAATGTTGGCACCACGTTAATGGATAACGGGCAGAGCCGCGAACTCTTCTGA
- a CDS encoding SPOR domain-containing protein — translation MDEFKPEDELKPDTSDRRPQRSRKTSSAPKVPVSRQYMMMGIGILVLLLLVIGIGSALNSSGSNNHSAPPSSSPPTSSQPVAPTGNSDKSIDLSGSSSMSAQQAASSPQELSAPAVSPMPTEAAPVQAPANQQRVELPGDLNGALANQQGQVDNAAQTIQDNASSLPTAQATVVAGARPAAATRPVAKSATNQPRHAAVHAVPQHQIKPAITHKPATVAHQPAKETKQHAAAEADATPTAPRGNYTLQLSSASRADSLNAWAKKQNLSSYHVYKTTRNGQPWYVLVSGAYAARTEAEHAVTTLPAEVRAQNPWVRSLNQVKKEASQ, via the coding sequence ATGGACGAGTTTAAACCGGAAGACGAGTTGAAACCTGATACCAGCGATCGCCGTCCGCAGCGATCGCGCAAGACGTCTTCTGCTCCGAAAGTGCCTGTCTCCCGACAATATATGATGATGGGTATTGGTATTCTGGTTTTGTTACTGTTAGTGATTGGCATCGGTTCTGCACTGAACAGTTCAGGCAGCAATAATCACTCCGCACCGCCATCTTCCTCACCACCGACGTCGTCGCAGCCCGTTGCGCCAACAGGCAATAGCGATAAAAGTATCGATCTTTCCGGTTCCTCTTCAATGAGTGCGCAGCAGGCTGCCAGTTCGCCGCAAGAACTCAGTGCGCCAGCGGTTTCGCCAATGCCTACTGAGGCGGCACCAGTACAGGCACCTGCCAACCAGCAGCGTGTTGAACTGCCAGGTGATTTAAACGGCGCACTGGCCAACCAGCAGGGACAGGTTGATAATGCCGCGCAAACCATTCAGGATAATGCCAGTTCGCTTCCTACTGCACAGGCAACGGTGGTCGCAGGCGCGCGCCCTGCTGCAGCGACCAGGCCTGTGGCTAAATCTGCGACCAACCAGCCTCGCCATGCGGCGGTGCATGCCGTGCCTCAGCATCAGATCAAACCTGCCATCACGCACAAGCCTGCTACCGTTGCTCACCAGCCTGCTAAAGAAACAAAGCAGCATGCAGCCGCTGAAGCAGACGCGACACCGACTGCGCCGCGAGGCAATTACACGCTGCAATTGAGTAGCGCCTCGCGTGCTGATTCACTTAATGCGTGGGCAAAAAAACAGAACCTCAGCAGCTATCACGTCTATAAAACCACCCGCAATGGACAGCCTTGGTATGTGTTGGTGAGTGGCGCCTATGCTGCGCGAACTGAAGCGGAACATGCTGTTACAACCTTGCCTGCAGAAGTCAGGGCACAAAATCCCTGGGTGAGATCATTGAACCAGGTTAAGAAAGAAGCATCCCAGTGA
- the hofQ gene encoding DNA uptake porin HofQ, with protein MQTKRILLVLTLLLPLPVLCNSPAGFSLAFDDAPLSQVLQALADYQQLNLVVASGVEGSLSIRLHNVPWVQALDLVAQMGKLSIERQDNIMLVRPESWQQEKVHQETLRQKREEDSQPLHTLMLTLHYADVENVNASLKAEREKLMTPRGSITVDSRTNSLLLRDTAVALEETRRWVTALDQPLQQIELTSHIVTVTEDSLRELGVNWAMSADEQVNRALRASQLQVNLAAGSPALTTGLSVARLDGRLLNLELSALEQENKLEIIASPRLFTSHQQTASIKQGTEIPYEVSSGSNGSTSVEFKEAVLGMEVIPVIQPNGRIMLKIHISQNLPGSTLRSGTGEYIAIDKQEIQTQVTVKDGQTLALGGIFQQQNARGKNNVPLLGNLPVIGALFRHSKTAHKRRELVIFITPRLIGDE; from the coding sequence ATGCAAACGAAAAGGATTTTATTAGTTCTGACCCTGCTACTCCCTCTCCCGGTGCTATGCAATAGTCCTGCCGGGTTCTCTTTGGCATTCGATGATGCTCCTCTCTCACAGGTTCTGCAGGCGCTGGCGGATTACCAACAGCTGAACCTGGTTGTCGCTTCGGGGGTGGAAGGGTCGTTATCAATCCGCCTGCATAACGTGCCCTGGGTGCAGGCGCTCGATCTGGTGGCCCAAATGGGCAAATTGAGTATTGAGCGCCAGGACAACATTATGCTGGTTCGCCCTGAAAGCTGGCAGCAGGAAAAAGTTCATCAGGAAACGTTGCGCCAAAAAAGGGAAGAAGACTCACAGCCTTTACATACCCTTATGCTAACGCTTCATTATGCCGATGTAGAAAATGTGAACGCCAGCCTCAAGGCCGAACGGGAAAAATTGATGACGCCGCGCGGCAGCATTACGGTTGACAGCCGAACAAATAGCCTGTTACTGCGTGATACCGCGGTAGCCCTGGAGGAAACCCGGCGCTGGGTCACCGCACTGGATCAGCCACTACAGCAGATTGAGCTGACTTCACACATCGTTACCGTAACTGAAGATAGCCTGCGTGAATTAGGGGTAAACTGGGCGATGAGTGCTGATGAGCAGGTCAATCGTGCATTACGCGCCAGCCAGCTGCAGGTTAATCTGGCCGCAGGTAGTCCGGCGTTGACGACAGGCTTATCTGTCGCCAGGCTGGATGGACGGTTATTAAATCTCGAACTGAGTGCTTTGGAGCAGGAAAACAAGCTGGAAATTATCGCCAGTCCGCGTCTTTTCACCTCGCATCAGCAAACAGCGAGCATCAAGCAGGGGACCGAGATCCCTTATGAAGTTTCCAGCGGGAGCAACGGCAGTACATCGGTCGAATTCAAAGAGGCCGTGTTGGGAATGGAGGTAATACCGGTCATACAACCGAACGGGCGGATAATGCTAAAAATCCATATCAGCCAGAATCTTCCCGGCAGCACTTTACGTAGTGGAACAGGCGAGTACATTGCGATCGACAAACAGGAGATTCAGACTCAGGTCACAGTGAAAGATGGGCAGACCCTGGCGCTGGGCGGTATTTTTCAGCAACAAAACGCCCGGGGTAAAAACAACGTGCCGCTACTGGGAAACCTGCCAGTGATTGGTGCACTGTTCCGTCATTCGAAAACCGCACATAAGCGGCGAGAACTGGTGATCTTCATTACGCCTCGACTAATCGGTGATGAGTGA
- a CDS encoding HofO family protein, whose translation MNRNWLTDWLYFPLWGRVLTFSLCSLLLLGALWLCGLRPALEKARMLDSLQQKQSARMQVGLRDLLLQPPLLLLEAEITRLNTALLPTEKTALSLAALIMHSGGTIETWQPNNQGGEVTMRMQWQGFLSALGYLSGLSARMVLSGFTLTEKQGALLVKLSLVLNDDL comes from the coding sequence ATGAATCGTAACTGGCTCACTGACTGGCTGTATTTTCCTTTATGGGGACGTGTTCTCACTTTCTCACTGTGCAGTCTTTTGCTGCTTGGGGCTTTATGGCTATGTGGCTTAAGGCCTGCGCTGGAAAAGGCCCGGATGTTGGACAGCCTGCAACAGAAACAATCGGCACGTATGCAGGTTGGGTTACGCGATCTGTTACTGCAGCCGCCGCTGCTATTGCTTGAGGCCGAAATTACACGTCTGAACACCGCTTTGCTGCCGACAGAAAAAACGGCTTTGTCTCTGGCTGCCCTGATTATGCACTCAGGCGGCACTATCGAAACATGGCAACCAAATAATCAGGGCGGCGAAGTGACGATGCGCATGCAGTGGCAGGGATTTTTGTCTGCTTTGGGATATTTAAGTGGGCTTTCAGCAAGAATGGTACTGTCAGGTTTCACTCTGACAGAAAAGCAGGGTGCCCTGTTGGTTAAGTTATCGCTGGTACTTAATGATGATTTATAG